A genome region from Solanum stenotomum isolate F172 unplaced genomic scaffold, ASM1918654v1 scaffold20321, whole genome shotgun sequence includes the following:
- the LOC125850897 gene encoding premnaspirodiene oxygenase-like, whose protein sequence is MEFFNLISISLFVFFLFLLKKLKNSNSQINKRLPPGPWKLPFVGSMFHMVGGLPHRVLRDLAKKYGPIMHLQLGEVSLVVVTSSNMAKQVLKSHDLAFASRPRLLASEIILYNCTDIAFCPYGDYWRQMRKICVFEVLSGKNVRSVSSIRQDETLRLVEFFRSSSSGEPVNVTKRISLFTSFIICRSAFGTIFKEQDEFIRVMKNVTSLLEGFSVADIFPSLKFLHVLSGMKGKMMYLHHKVDTIVENVINEHKKNLVIGKTNGELGGEDLIDVLLRLMEDGDLQFPITNDNIKAIVYDMFAAGTETTSTTIDWAMVEMIKNSNILFKAQAEVREAFRGKETFDENNVEELKYLKLIIKETLRLHPPLPLMLPRECREEVDIDGCTIPSKTKLIVNVWAIGRDPKDWDDAESFKPERFEQSSVDFVGNNFEFLPFGSGRRICPGISFGLANVYLPLANLLYHFDWKLPPGIKSSDLDMTESDGASCTRKSNLHLIMTPYQPSQE, encoded by the exons ATGGAGTTTTTCAACTTAATCTCCATTTccctttttgtatttttcctctttttattaaagaaattgaagaattCCAATAGCCAAATTAACAAAAGATTGCCTCCTGGTCCATGGAAATTACCATTTGTTGGAAGTATGTTTCATATGGTTGGTGGACTTCCACATCGTGTCCTTAGAGATTTAGCCAAAAAATATGGTCCAATTATGCACCTTCAACTAGGTGAAGTTTCTCTAGTTGTTGTTACTTCTTCTAACATGGCCAAACAAGTACTAAAATCTCATGACCTCGCTTTTGCATCTAGGCCAAGACTTTTGGCCTCCGAAATTATCTTGTATAATTGTACAGATATTGCATTTTGCCCATATGGTGATTACTGGAGACAGATGCGCAAAATTTGTGTCTTTGAAGTGCTTAGTGGAAAAAATGTTCGGTCAGTCAGTTCAATTAGACAAGATGAAACTCTTCGTCTAGTTGAATTTTTTAGATCATCATCCTCAGGTGAGCCAGTTAATGTAACAAAAAGGATTTCGTTATTCACAAGCTTTATAATATGTCGATCAGCATTTGGGACGATATTCAAGGAGCAAGATGAATTTATACGAGTAATGAAAAATGTGACATCCTTATTGGAAGGGTTCAGTGTGGCTGACATATTTCCATCATTGAAATTTCTTCATGTGTTAAGTGGAATGAAAGGTAAAATGATGTATCTCCACCATAAGGTAGATACCATTGTTGAGAATGTTATAAATGAGCACAAGAAAAATCTTGTAATTGGCAAGACTAATGGTGAATTAGGAGGTGAAGATTTAATTGATGTACTATTGAGACTTATGGAAGATGGAGACCTTCAATTTCCAATCACCAATGACAACATCAAAGCTATTGTTTAT GACATGTTTGCAGCAGGAACAGAAACAACATCAACCACAATTGACTGGGCCATGGTGGAAATGATTAAGAATTCAAATATACTTTTCAAAGCTCAAGCAGAGGTAAGGGAAGCCTTTAGAGGAAAAGAAActtttgatgaaaataatgtCGAAGAATTGAAATACCTAAAACTAATCATTAAAGAAACTTTAAGACTCCACCCTCCGCTTCCACTTATGCTCCCAAGAGAATGTAGGGAAGAAGTAGATATAGATGGCTGTACTATTCCttcgaaaacaaaattaatagtTAATGTATGGGCTATTGGAAGAGATCCAAAAGATTGGGATGATGCAGAAAGCTTTAAACCTGAGAGATTTGAGCAAAGTTCGGTAGATTTTGTtggtaataattttgaatttcttccaTTTGGTAGTGGAAGGAGGATTTGTCCTGGAATATCATTTGGTTTAGCTAATGTATATTTGCCTTTAGCTAACTTATTATATCACTTTGATTGGAAACTTCCTCCTGGAATTAAATCAAGTGATCTTGACATGACTGAGTCGGACGGAGCAAGTTGTACTAGAAAGAGTAACCTTCACCTGATCATGACTCCCTATCAACCTTCTCAAGAGTGA